The proteins below are encoded in one region of Citrobacter enshiensis:
- the asd gene encoding aspartate-semialdehyde dehydrogenase, whose product MKNVGFIGWRGMVGSVLMQRMVEERDFDAIRPVFFSTSQLGQAAPTFGATSTGMLQDAFDLEALKALDIIVTCQGGDYTNEIYPKLRESGWQGYWIDAASSLRMKDDAIIILDPVNQDVITDGLNKGIKTFVGGNCTVSLMLMSLGGLFANDLVDWVSVATYQAASGGGARHMRELLSQMGHLYGHVAEELATPSSAILDIERKVTTLSRSGDLPVDNFGVPLAGSLIPWIDKQLDNGQSREEWKGQAETNKILNTASVIPVDGLCVRVGALRCHSQAFTIKLKKDVSIPTVEELLAAHNPWAKVVPNDREITMRELTPAAVTGTLTTPVGRLRKLNMGPEFLSAFTVGDQLLWGAAEPLRRMLRQLA is encoded by the coding sequence ATGAAAAATGTTGGTTTTATCGGCTGGCGCGGTATGGTCGGTTCTGTTCTCATGCAACGCATGGTTGAAGAGCGCGACTTCGACGCCATTCGCCCTGTTTTCTTTTCTACTTCCCAGCTCGGGCAGGCGGCACCGACGTTTGGTGCGACCTCCACCGGCATGCTTCAGGACGCGTTTGATCTGGAAGCGCTGAAGGCGCTCGATATCATCGTGACCTGTCAGGGCGGCGATTATACCAACGAAATCTATCCAAAGCTTCGTGAAAGCGGTTGGCAGGGTTACTGGATTGATGCCGCTTCCTCACTGCGTATGAAAGACGACGCCATCATCATTCTCGACCCGGTTAACCAGGATGTCATCACCGACGGCTTAAACAAAGGCATTAAGACCTTCGTCGGCGGTAACTGCACCGTGAGTCTGATGCTGATGTCGCTTGGCGGCCTGTTCGCCAACGATCTGGTGGACTGGGTGTCTGTCGCGACCTACCAAGCCGCTTCCGGCGGCGGCGCACGCCATATGCGCGAACTGCTGAGCCAGATGGGCCATTTGTATGGTCATGTGGCCGAGGAACTGGCGACCCCGTCTTCTGCGATCCTCGATATCGAACGTAAAGTCACCACCCTGAGCCGTAGCGGCGATCTGCCGGTTGATAACTTTGGCGTACCGCTGGCGGGCAGCCTGATCCCGTGGATCGACAAACAGCTTGATAACGGCCAGAGCCGTGAAGAGTGGAAGGGACAAGCGGAAACCAACAAGATCCTCAACACCGCCTCCGTGATCCCGGTCGATGGCCTGTGCGTGCGCGTGGGCGCGCTGCGCTGCCACAGCCAGGCGTTCACCATCAAACTTAAAAAAGATGTGTCTATTCCGACCGTGGAAGAACTGCTGGCGGCCCATAACCCGTGGGCGAAAGTCGTACCCAACGATCGTGAAATCACGATGCGTGAGTTAACCCCGGCGGCCGTTACCGGCACGCTAACCACGCCAGTAGGGCGTCTGCGTAAGCTGAATATGGGACCCGAGTTCCTGTCAGCGTTTACCGTCGGCGATCAACTGCTGTGGGGCGCTGCAGAACCGCTACGCAGAATGCTGCGTCAGTTGGCCTAA
- the glgB gene encoding 1,4-alpha-glucan branching enzyme, whose product MSVRIDRDVINALIAGHFADPFSVLGMHQTDAGLEVRALLPDATEVWVIEPKTGRKVGNLECLDSRGFFCGVMPRRKNVFRYQLAVVWHGQQNLIDDPYRFGPLIQEMDAWLLSEGTHLRPYETLGAHADTMDGVTGTRFSVWAPNARRVSVVGQFNYWDGRRHPMRLRKESGIWELFIPGAQNGQLYKYEMIDAHGRLRVKADPYAFEAQMRPETASLICGLPEKVVQSEARKQANQFDAPISIYEVHLGSWRRHTDNNFWLSYRELADQLIPYVKWMGFTHIELLPINEHPFDGSWGYQPTGLYAPTRRFGTRDDFRYFVNAAHQAGLNVILDWVPGHFPSDDFGLAEFDGTDLYEHSDPREGYHQDWNTLIYNYGRREVSNYLVGNALYWIERFGIDALRVDAVASMIYRDYSRKEGEWIPNEYGGRENLEAIEFLRNTNRILGEQVPGAVSMAEESTDFPGVSRPQDMGGLGFWFKWNLGWMHDTLDYMKLDPVHRQYHHDKLTFGMLYNYTENFVLPLSHDEVVHGKKSILDRMPGDAWQKFANLRAYYGWMWAFPGKKLLFMGNEFAQGREWNHDASLDWHLLEGGDNWHHGVQRLVRDLNHTYRHHKALHEVDFDGYGFEWLVVDDNARSVLIFARRDKAGNEIIVASNFTPVPRPGYRFGINQPGKWREIVNTDSMHYHGSNTGNGGAVQSDEIASHGRQHSLSLTLPPLATIWLMREGE is encoded by the coding sequence ATGTCCGTTCGTATCGATAGAGACGTGATTAATGCGCTTATTGCAGGCCACTTTGCGGATCCTTTTTCCGTACTCGGTATGCATCAAACTGACGCTGGACTTGAGGTCCGTGCCCTATTACCTGACGCCACCGAAGTGTGGGTGATTGAACCTAAAACCGGGCGTAAAGTCGGCAATCTGGAATGCCTCGACTCACGTGGTTTTTTCTGCGGCGTAATGCCCCGGCGTAAAAATGTCTTCCGCTATCAACTCGCTGTTGTCTGGCATGGACAACAGAATCTGATCGATGATCCTTATCGCTTTGGCCCTCTGATCCAGGAAATGGATGCCTGGTTATTATCTGAAGGCACCCATCTGCGTCCGTATGAAACCCTGGGGGCGCATGCGGATACGATGGACGGTGTTACCGGTACGCGTTTCTCCGTCTGGGCGCCTAACGCCCGGCGCGTCTCGGTGGTCGGACAATTCAACTACTGGGATGGTCGTCGCCACCCAATGCGTCTGCGCAAAGAGAGCGGCATCTGGGAGCTGTTTATCCCCGGCGCGCAAAATGGTCAGCTGTATAAATACGAAATGATCGACGCACATGGCCGCCTGCGCGTTAAAGCCGACCCCTATGCGTTTGAGGCGCAAATGCGCCCGGAAACGGCGTCGCTCATTTGCGGTTTGCCGGAAAAGGTCGTCCAGAGCGAGGCGCGCAAACAGGCCAATCAGTTCGACGCACCCATCTCCATTTATGAGGTGCATCTCGGCTCCTGGCGTCGTCACACCGACAATAATTTCTGGCTCAGTTATCGTGAGCTGGCAGATCAGTTGATTCCTTACGTGAAGTGGATGGGCTTCACGCACATTGAGTTACTGCCGATTAATGAGCACCCGTTTGACGGCAGCTGGGGCTACCAACCGACCGGCCTGTATGCGCCGACGCGTCGTTTTGGTACGCGCGACGACTTCCGTTACTTCGTCAATGCCGCGCATCAGGCGGGGCTGAACGTCATTCTCGACTGGGTGCCGGGGCATTTCCCGTCAGACGACTTTGGTCTGGCGGAGTTTGACGGCACCGACCTGTACGAACACAGCGACCCGCGTGAAGGCTACCATCAGGACTGGAATACGCTGATCTACAACTACGGTCGTCGCGAAGTCAGTAACTATCTGGTCGGTAACGCCCTGTACTGGATTGAACGTTTCGGAATTGATGCGCTGCGCGTGGACGCCGTCGCGTCGATGATTTATCGCGACTACAGCCGCAAAGAAGGTGAGTGGATCCCCAATGAGTATGGCGGTCGCGAAAACCTCGAAGCGATCGAATTTTTACGCAATACCAACCGTATTCTGGGCGAACAGGTGCCCGGCGCGGTCAGTATGGCGGAAGAGTCTACGGATTTTCCGGGGGTCTCTCGCCCGCAGGACATGGGGGGGCTGGGCTTCTGGTTCAAATGGAACCTCGGCTGGATGCATGACACGCTGGACTATATGAAGCTGGATCCGGTCCATCGTCAGTATCATCACGATAAGCTGACCTTCGGCATGCTGTACAACTACACCGAAAACTTTGTTCTGCCACTGTCGCATGACGAAGTGGTCCACGGCAAAAAATCCATTCTTGATCGTATGCCTGGCGACGCCTGGCAGAAATTTGCCAACCTGCGTGCCTATTACGGCTGGATGTGGGCCTTCCCTGGCAAGAAACTGCTGTTTATGGGCAATGAGTTTGCCCAGGGACGCGAATGGAATCACGACGCCAGCCTTGACTGGCATCTGTTGGAAGGCGGCGACAACTGGCACCACGGCGTCCAACGGCTGGTGCGCGATCTGAACCATACCTACCGTCACCATAAAGCGCTGCATGAGGTTGATTTTGATGGGTATGGATTCGAATGGCTGGTGGTGGACGACAACGCACGTTCGGTGCTGATTTTTGCCCGTCGGGACAAAGCAGGTAACGAAATTATTGTCGCCAGCAACTTTACGCCGGTCCCACGTCCTGGCTATCGCTTCGGCATTAATCAGCCGGGGAAATGGCGCGAGATAGTGAATACCGACTCCATGCACTATCACGGCAGTAATACCGGCAATGGCGGAGCCGTACAAAGCGATGAAATTGCCAGCCACGGTCGCCAGCACTCACTGAGCCTAACCTTGCCGCCGTTAGCCACCATCTGGCTGATGCGGGAGGGGGAATGA
- the glgX gene encoding glycogen debranching protein GlgX, giving the protein MSQLAIGNATPHGATYDGRGVNFTLFSAHAARVELCVFDAQGGEQRYELLGRSGDVWHGYLADARPGLRYGYRVYGPWKPEQGLLFNPAKLLIDPYARRVEGELKDHPALHGGYDAPDRSDSAAFAPKCVVVADHYDWEDDTPPRTPWGNSVIYEAHVKGLTYLHPGIPEEIRGTYKALGHPVMVAYFKQLGITALELLPVLHFASEPRLQRLGLSNYWGYNPMAMFSLHPAYACSPDTALDEFRDAVKALHKAGIEVILDIVLNHSAELDLDGPFFSLRGIDNRSYYWIKEDGDYHNWTGCGNTLNLSHPGVVEYACECLRYWVETCHVDGFRFDLASVMGRTPEFRQDAPLFNAIKSCPLLSNIKLIAEPWDIGEGGYQVGNFPPPFAEWNDHFRDAARRFWLQRNLSSGDFAQRFAASSDVFKRNGRKPSATVNLVTAHDGFTLRDCVCFNQKHNEANGEENRDGTNNNYSNNHGKEGLGGTLDLIERRRDSIHSLLTTLLLSQGTPMLLAGDEHGHSQHGNNNAYCQDNALTWLDWQQANSGLTMFTAALIHLRQKIPALTGDRWWEENDGNVQWLNQYAQPLSADEWQNGPKQMQILLSGRFLIAINATLEVTDIVLPEGEWRAIPPFAGEDNPVITAVWQGPAHGLCVFQR; this is encoded by the coding sequence ATGAGCCAACTGGCCATCGGCAATGCCACGCCGCATGGTGCAACTTACGATGGTCGTGGCGTTAACTTTACGCTCTTTTCAGCGCATGCCGCGCGCGTAGAACTGTGTGTTTTCGATGCGCAGGGGGGCGAGCAGCGGTATGAGCTACTGGGGCGGAGCGGCGATGTCTGGCATGGTTATCTGGCCGATGCCAGACCCGGTCTGCGTTACGGTTATCGTGTGTATGGTCCGTGGAAACCTGAGCAGGGGCTGCTTTTCAATCCGGCGAAATTGCTGATTGACCCCTATGCCCGCCGGGTGGAAGGCGAACTGAAAGATCACCCAGCGTTACATGGCGGATATGACGCGCCGGATCGCAGTGACAGCGCCGCCTTCGCGCCAAAATGCGTGGTGGTGGCCGACCATTATGACTGGGAAGACGATACCCCACCGCGCACGCCGTGGGGCAATTCGGTGATCTACGAGGCGCATGTGAAGGGGTTGACGTATTTACATCCGGGGATCCCGGAGGAGATACGCGGCACCTACAAGGCACTCGGTCATCCGGTGATGGTGGCGTATTTCAAACAGTTGGGGATCACCGCCCTGGAGTTGTTGCCGGTGTTGCATTTCGCCAGTGAACCGCGTTTACAACGGCTGGGGCTGTCGAACTACTGGGGCTATAACCCCATGGCGATGTTCTCGCTGCATCCGGCATATGCCTGCTCCCCGGACACTGCGCTTGATGAGTTTCGTGACGCGGTGAAAGCGCTGCATAAAGCCGGAATTGAAGTCATTCTCGACATTGTTCTCAACCATAGCGCGGAGCTGGATCTCGACGGTCCGTTCTTCTCCCTGCGCGGAATTGACAACCGTAGCTATTATTGGATTAAGGAGGATGGTGATTACCACAACTGGACCGGCTGTGGTAATACGCTCAATTTAAGCCATCCCGGCGTGGTGGAGTATGCGTGCGAGTGCCTGCGCTACTGGGTTGAGACGTGCCATGTTGATGGTTTTCGTTTTGATCTGGCCTCCGTCATGGGGCGTACGCCTGAGTTTCGTCAGGATGCGCCGCTGTTTAACGCCATCAAAAGCTGTCCGTTGCTTTCAAATATCAAGCTGATTGCTGAGCCGTGGGATATCGGTGAAGGGGGATATCAGGTCGGTAATTTCCCGCCACCGTTTGCCGAGTGGAACGATCATTTCCGCGACGCAGCCCGGCGCTTTTGGTTGCAACGCAATTTGTCGTCGGGTGATTTTGCGCAGCGTTTTGCCGCCTCCAGCGATGTGTTTAAACGCAATGGCCGTAAACCCAGCGCAACAGTGAATCTGGTTACTGCGCATGATGGATTTACGCTCAGAGACTGTGTTTGTTTCAATCAGAAACATAATGAGGCAAACGGTGAGGAAAATCGCGACGGCACCAACAACAATTATAGTAACAATCATGGTAAAGAAGGATTAGGCGGTACGTTAGACCTGATTGAACGGCGGCGCGACAGTATTCATTCCCTGTTGACGACGTTACTGCTCTCTCAGGGGACGCCAATGTTGCTTGCGGGCGATGAGCATGGTCACAGCCAGCATGGCAACAACAACGCTTACTGTCAGGATAATGCCTTAACCTGGCTGGACTGGCAGCAGGCGAACAGTGGGTTAACCATGTTCACTGCCGCGTTGATTCATCTTCGCCAGAAGATCCCTGCGTTAACCGGGGATCGCTGGTGGGAAGAGAACGACGGCAATGTTCAGTGGCTTAATCAGTACGCACAACCCTTGAGTGCGGATGAGTGGCAAAACGGACCGAAACAGATGCAAATCTTGCTGTCGGGTCGTTTTCTGATCGCAATAAACGCCACGCTTGAGGTAACAGATATCGTTTTACCTGAAGGGGAATGGCGCGCTATTCCCCCATTTGCTGGAGAGGATAATCCAGTGATTACGGCTGTCTGGCAGGGACCTGCGCACGGACTGTGTGTGTTCCAGAGATGA
- the glgC gene encoding glucose-1-phosphate adenylyltransferase has translation MVSLEKNDRLMLARQLPLKSVALILAGGRGTRLKDLTNKRAKPAVHFGGKFRIIDFALSNCINSGIRRIGVITQYQSHTLVQHIQRGWSFFSEEMNEFVDLLPAQQRMQGENWYRGTADAVTQNLDIIRRYKAEYVVILAGDHIYKQDYSRMLIDHVEKGARCTVACMPVPIEEASAFGVMAVDETDKIIEFVEKPANPPAMPNDPTRSLASMGIYVFDADYLYELLAEDDENDASSHDFGKDIIPKITEAGLAFAHPFPLSCVQSDADAEPYWRDVGTLEAYWKANLDLASVTPELDMYDQEWPIRTHMEPLPPAKFVQDRSGSHGMTLNSLVSGGCIISGSVVVQSVLFPRVRVNSFCNIDSAVLLPEVWVGRSCRLRRCIIDRACVIPEGMVIGENAEEDARRFYRSEEGIVLVTREMLRKLQVNQER, from the coding sequence ATGGTGAGTTTAGAGAAAAACGATCGTTTAATGTTGGCGCGCCAGCTGCCATTGAAATCTGTTGCCCTGATCCTGGCCGGTGGCCGTGGTACCCGTCTAAAAGACTTAACCAACAAACGCGCCAAGCCAGCCGTTCACTTTGGCGGCAAGTTCCGCATTATCGATTTTGCGTTATCCAATTGCATTAACTCCGGGATCCGCCGTATCGGCGTCATCACGCAGTATCAGTCCCACACCCTGGTGCAGCATATTCAGCGCGGCTGGTCATTCTTCAGTGAAGAGATGAATGAGTTTGTTGACTTGCTGCCCGCCCAGCAAAGGATGCAGGGCGAAAACTGGTATCGCGGCACCGCAGATGCCGTCACCCAAAACCTGGACATCATTCGTCGCTATAAAGCGGAATATGTGGTGATCCTCGCGGGCGATCACATCTATAAGCAAGATTACTCTCGCATGCTGATAGACCATGTTGAGAAAGGGGCGCGTTGCACCGTGGCATGTATGCCGGTGCCTATCGAAGAAGCCAGCGCGTTTGGCGTGATGGCTGTTGATGAGACCGACAAAATTATCGAGTTCGTGGAAAAACCGGCGAACCCGCCAGCGATGCCAAACGATCCGACCAGGTCCCTCGCCAGTATGGGCATCTATGTTTTTGATGCCGATTACCTCTACGAACTGCTGGCGGAAGATGATGAGAATGACGCCTCCAGCCACGACTTCGGCAAAGATATTATTCCGAAAATTACCGAAGCTGGCCTGGCTTTTGCGCATCCATTCCCATTGTCCTGCGTGCAGTCTGACGCGGATGCCGAGCCGTACTGGCGCGATGTCGGAACCCTGGAAGCGTACTGGAAAGCCAACCTCGATCTGGCCTCTGTCACGCCTGAGCTTGATATGTACGACCAGGAATGGCCAATCCGTACGCATATGGAACCGTTGCCGCCCGCGAAATTTGTGCAGGACCGCTCCGGCAGCCACGGGATGACGCTCAACTCACTGGTTTCCGGCGGCTGTATTATTTCCGGTTCGGTGGTGGTGCAGTCGGTTCTGTTCCCGCGGGTGAGGGTGAATTCGTTCTGTAACATTGATTCGGCAGTCTTGTTGCCAGAAGTCTGGGTTGGACGTTCGTGCCGTTTGCGCCGTTGCATCATCGATCGCGCTTGTGTGATCCCGGAAGGCATGGTGATTGGTGAAAACGCGGAAGAGGATGCGCGACGTTTTTACCGTTCAGAAGAAGGCATTGTGCTGGTCACGCGTGAGATGCTGCGCAAACTGCAGGTCAACCAGGAGCGATAA
- the glgA gene encoding glycogen synthase GlgA yields the protein MQVIHVCSEMFPLLKTGGLADVIGALPAAQIADGVDARVLLPAFPDIRRGVTDAKVVTRRDTFAGRITLLFGHYNGVGIYLIDAPHLYDRPGSPYHDTNLFAYTDNVLRFALLGWVGCEMACGLDPFWRPDVVHAHDWHAGLAPAYLAARGHPAKSVFTVHNLAYQGMFYAKHMDDIELPWSFFNVHGLEFNGQISFLKAGLYYADHITAVSPTYAREITEAQFAYGMEGLLQQRHREGRLSGVLNGVDENIWSPETDLLLASRYTRDSLEEKAENKRQLQIAMGLKVNDKAPLFAVVSRLTSQKGLDLVLEALPGLLEQGGQLALLGAGDPVLQEGFLAAAAEHPGQVGVQIGYHEAFSHRIMGGADVILVPSRFEPCGLTQLYGLKYGTLPLVRRTGGLADTVSDSSLENLADGIASGFVFEDSNAWSLLRAIRRAFVLWSRPSLWRFVQRQAMAMDFSWHVAAKSYRELYYRLK from the coding sequence ATGCAGGTTATACATGTATGTTCAGAGATGTTCCCCCTGTTGAAAACCGGGGGGCTGGCGGATGTGATTGGCGCATTGCCCGCGGCACAAATTGCGGATGGCGTGGATGCCCGTGTATTGCTTCCTGCATTTCCTGACATTCGTCGGGGGGTAACCGATGCAAAGGTGGTTACCCGACGCGACACCTTCGCAGGAAGGATCACGCTGCTGTTCGGTCATTACAACGGTGTTGGTATCTACCTGATTGATGCGCCCCATTTGTATGACCGTCCGGGGAGCCCGTATCACGACACCAACTTATTTGCGTACACCGATAACGTGCTGCGTTTTGCGTTGCTGGGTTGGGTCGGATGTGAAATGGCCTGCGGACTTGATCCATTCTGGCGCCCGGATGTGGTGCATGCGCACGACTGGCATGCAGGTCTGGCACCGGCCTATCTGGCGGCGCGCGGCCATCCGGCGAAATCGGTGTTCACCGTACACAACCTGGCATATCAAGGCATGTTTTATGCAAAGCATATGGATGACATCGAATTGCCATGGTCGTTCTTTAATGTGCATGGGCTGGAGTTTAACGGACAGATTTCATTCCTGAAGGCGGGGTTGTACTACGCCGACCATATCACGGCGGTCAGTCCGACCTATGCACGTGAAATCACCGAAGCGCAGTTTGCCTATGGGATGGAAGGTTTGCTGCAGCAGCGGCATCGTGAAGGACGTCTGTCCGGCGTGCTGAACGGTGTGGACGAGAATATCTGGAGCCCGGAAACCGATCTCCTGCTGGCATCACGCTATACGCGTGATTCGCTGGAAGAGAAAGCGGAAAACAAACGGCAGTTGCAGATTGCGATGGGGTTAAAGGTCAATGACAAGGCCCCGTTGTTTGCGGTCGTCAGCCGCCTGACCAGCCAGAAAGGGCTGGATCTGGTGCTGGAAGCCTTACCGGGTTTGTTAGAGCAGGGCGGGCAACTGGCGTTACTCGGTGCGGGCGATCCGGTATTGCAGGAAGGTTTCCTCGCGGCGGCTGCGGAGCACCCAGGCCAGGTCGGCGTGCAGATTGGCTATCATGAGGCATTCTCGCATCGCATTATGGGCGGCGCGGATGTGATTTTGGTGCCCAGCCGCTTTGAACCGTGCGGCTTAACGCAATTATATGGATTGAAGTACGGCACGCTGCCGCTAGTGCGGCGCACCGGTGGGCTGGCTGATACGGTGTCTGATAGTTCGCTGGAAAACCTGGCGGACGGTATCGCCAGTGGGTTTGTATTTGAAGATAGTAACGCCTGGTCGCTATTAAGAGCGATTAGACGGGCTTTCGTGTTGTGGTCCCGCCCTTCGCTCTGGCGGTTTGTGCAACGGCAGGCAATGGCCATGGATTTTAGCTGGCACGTCGCGGCGAAGTCGTACCGCGAGCTTTACTATCGTTTGAAATAG
- the glgP gene encoding glycogen phosphorylase gives MNAPFSYASPTLSVEALKHSIAYKLMFTIGKDPVIANKHEWLNATLFAVRDRLVERWLRSNRAQLSQETRQVYYLSMEFLIGRTLSNALLSLGIYDDVKGALEGMGLDLEELIDEENDPGLGNGGLGRLAACFLDSLATLGLPGRGYGIRYDYGMFRQNIVDGRQKESPDYWLEYGNPWEFKRHNKRYKVRFGGRIQQEGKKTRWIETEEILAVAYDQIIPGYDTDATNTLRLWNAQASSEINLGKFNQGDYFAAVEDKNHSENVSRVLYPDDSTYSGRELRLRQEYFLVSSTIQDILSRHYQLHKTYDNLADKIAIHLNDTHPVLSIPEMMRLLIDDHKFSWDDAFEVCCQVFSYTNHTLMSEALETWPVDMLGKILPRHLQIIFEINDYFLKTLQEQYPNDTALLGRASIIDESNGRRVRMAWLAVVVSHKVNGVSELHSNLMVQSLFADFAKIFPTRFCNVTNGVTPRRWLALANPPLSDVLDENIGRTWRTDLSQLSELEQHCDFPLVNHAVRQAKLENKKRLALLIAQNLNVVVNPKALFDVQIKRIHEYKRQLMNVLHVITRYNRIKAEPDAEWVPRVNIFAGKAASAYYMAKHIIHLINDVAKVINNDPLIGDKLKVVFIPNYSVSLAQVIVPAADLSEQISLAGTEASGTSNMKFALNGALTIGTLDGANVEMLEHVGAENIFIFGNTAEEVEALRSKGYKPREYYEKDEELHQVLTQIGSGVFSPEEPGRYRDLVDSLINFGDHYQVLADYRSYVDCQDKVDELYLRPEEWTAKTMLNIANMGYFSSDRTIKEYADTIWHIDSVRL, from the coding sequence ATGAATGCTCCATTTTCTTATGCATCGCCCACACTCAGCGTAGAGGCTCTTAAGCATTCTATTGCCTATAAGCTGATGTTTACGATTGGCAAAGATCCGGTCATTGCCAACAAACATGAGTGGCTGAACGCCACATTGTTCGCGGTGCGCGATCGTCTCGTGGAGCGCTGGCTGCGTTCTAACCGTGCTCAACTGTCACAGGAAACCCGTCAGGTGTACTACCTGTCGATGGAGTTCCTGATTGGCCGCACCCTTTCCAATGCGCTGTTATCGTTAGGTATTTATGACGATGTCAAAGGCGCGCTGGAAGGCATGGGGCTAGACCTTGAGGAACTGATTGATGAAGAGAACGACCCTGGCCTCGGTAACGGCGGTCTGGGGCGTCTGGCAGCGTGTTTCCTCGACTCGCTGGCAACGTTAGGTCTGCCGGGTCGTGGGTACGGTATCCGCTACGACTACGGCATGTTCCGGCAGAACATTGTCGACGGGCGGCAGAAAGAGTCTCCGGACTACTGGCTGGAATACGGCAACCCGTGGGAGTTCAAACGCCACAACAAGCGCTATAAAGTGCGTTTTGGCGGACGTATCCAGCAGGAAGGCAAGAAGACGCGCTGGATTGAAACCGAAGAGATTCTGGCCGTCGCCTATGACCAGATTATTCCGGGTTACGACACCGATGCTACCAATACGCTGCGTTTGTGGAATGCGCAGGCCAGCAGTGAAATCAACCTCGGTAAATTTAACCAGGGTGATTACTTTGCGGCGGTGGAAGACAAAAACCATTCCGAAAACGTTTCTCGCGTTCTCTATCCGGACGATTCGACCTACTCGGGACGTGAACTGCGTTTGCGCCAGGAGTACTTCCTGGTCTCTTCGACGATACAGGACATCCTGAGTCGCCACTACCAGTTGCACAAAACCTACGACAATCTGGCGGATAAAATCGCTATCCACCTCAACGACACCCACCCTGTGCTGTCGATTCCTGAAATGATGCGTCTGCTTATCGACGACCATAAGTTCAGTTGGGATGATGCGTTTGAAGTGTGCTGCCAGGTCTTCTCCTACACCAACCACACGTTGATGAGTGAGGCGCTGGAAACCTGGCCGGTCGATATGCTGGGTAAAATTCTGCCGCGTCATTTGCAGATAATCTTTGAAATCAACGACTACTTCCTGAAAACCCTGCAGGAACAGTATCCCAACGATACCGCTTTGTTGGGACGCGCGTCGATCATTGACGAGTCCAACGGTCGTCGTGTGCGCATGGCGTGGCTGGCGGTGGTGGTGAGCCACAAAGTTAACGGCGTCTCCGAGCTGCACTCCAACCTGATGGTACAGTCGCTGTTTGCCGATTTTGCGAAGATCTTCCCGACGCGATTCTGCAACGTCACTAACGGTGTGACGCCGCGCCGCTGGCTGGCGCTGGCGAACCCGCCGCTCTCCGACGTGCTGGATGAGAACATTGGCCGCACCTGGCGTACCGATCTCAGCCAGTTGAGCGAGCTTGAACAGCACTGCGATTTCCCGCTGGTCAACCATGCGGTACGTCAGGCGAAGCTGGAGAACAAAAAACGTCTGGCACTGCTTATCGCTCAGAACCTGAATGTGGTGGTGAATCCGAAAGCGCTGTTTGATGTGCAGATTAAACGTATTCACGAGTACAAACGTCAGTTGATGAACGTGCTGCATGTGATAACCCGTTACAACCGTATCAAGGCTGAGCCTGATGCCGAGTGGGTGCCGCGTGTGAATATTTTCGCCGGGAAAGCGGCTTCCGCTTACTACATGGCGAAACACATCATTCACCTGATCAACGACGTTGCGAAAGTGATCAACAACGATCCGCTGATTGGCGACAAGCTGAAGGTAGTCTTTATTCCTAACTACAGCGTCAGCCTGGCGCAGGTGATCGTTCCTGCCGCCGACCTGTCCGAGCAGATTTCACTGGCAGGAACAGAAGCGTCCGGCACCAGTAATATGAAATTTGCCCTCAACGGCGCGCTGACGATCGGTACGCTGGACGGTGCCAACGTCGAGATGCTGGAGCATGTGGGTGCGGAAAATATCTTTATCTTTGGTAATACGGCGGAAGAGGTCGAGGCGCTGCGCAGTAAGGGCTACAAACCTCGCGAGTATTACGAGAAAGACGAAGAGCTGCACCAGGTGCTGACGCAAATTGGCAGCGGCGTGTTCAGCCCGGAAGAACCAGGCCGTTATCGTGACCTGGTGGACTCGCTGATCAACTTTGGCGACCACTATCAGGTGCTGGCGGATTACCGCAGCTATGTTGACTGTCAGGATAAGGTCGACGAACTGTATCTGCGTCCGGAAGAGTGGACCGCGAAGACCATGCTTAACATCGCCAATATGGGGTATTTCTCCTCCGACAGGACGATCAAAGAGTATGCCGACACCATCTGGCATATTGATTCGGTGCGGTTGTAA